A single genomic interval of Flavobacterium sp. N2820 harbors:
- a CDS encoding SPOR domain-containing protein: MRNLAKHKSLFFLLVCTLYGVNSFSQEGKTTLSQDLKIEQLLKEKRKINQSISTNESYKIQIFYGNSDDSKKKLQEFKKEFKEIDGTIVYTNPNFKVWVGSFETRIEVEKAMLEIKKKYPTALLIKPSK, translated from the coding sequence ATGAGAAATTTAGCCAAACATAAGTCATTGTTTTTCTTATTAGTATGTACTCTATATGGTGTTAATAGCTTTTCGCAAGAAGGCAAAACAACACTTTCTCAAGATTTGAAAATAGAGCAATTACTGAAAGAAAAAAGAAAAATCAATCAAAGTATTTCAACGAATGAATCGTATAAAATTCAAATATTCTATGGAAATAGTGATGATTCTAAAAAAAAATTACAAGAATTTAAAAAGGAATTTAAAGAGATTGACGGTACAATTGTGTACACTAATCCCAATTTTAAAGTTTGGGTAGGAAGTTTCGAAACACGAATAGAAGTTGAAAAAGCCATGTTAGAAATTAAGAAAAAATATCCCACAGCTTTACTTATCAAGCCCTCAAAATAA
- the nusA gene encoding transcription termination factor NusA: MENIALIESFSEFKDDKLIDRVTLMAILEDVFRNALKKKYGSDDNFDIIINPDKGDMEIWRNRVVVEDGEVEDENSEISLSEARKIEPDFEVGEDVSEEVKLFQLGRRAILALRQNLISKIHEHDNTNLYKQFKDLIGDIYTAEVHHVRPKAVILMDDEGNEIVLPKEKQIPNDYFKKGDNVRGVIENVELKGNKPQIIMSRTAPDFLEKLFEQEIPEVFDGLITIKKVVRIPGEKAKVAVDSYDDRIDPVGACVGMKGSRIHGIVRELGNENIDVINFTTNPQLYITRALSPAKVSSVKINEEAKTAEVFLKIEEVSKAIGRGGNNIKLASLLTGYEIDVIREGATEEEDDVELREFSDEIEAWIIEEFEKIGLDTARSVLKQEVADLVRRTDLEEETIMDVMNILKTELEG; the protein is encoded by the coding sequence ATGGAGAATATTGCATTAATTGAATCGTTTTCAGAATTTAAAGACGACAAACTCATTGATAGAGTTACCCTAATGGCAATTTTAGAAGATGTGTTTAGAAATGCATTAAAAAAGAAATATGGTTCAGATGATAACTTTGATATTATCATAAATCCTGATAAAGGGGATATGGAAATTTGGAGAAATCGTGTTGTAGTAGAAGATGGTGAAGTAGAAGATGAGAATTCTGAAATTTCTTTGTCTGAAGCACGAAAAATTGAACCAGATTTTGAAGTTGGAGAGGATGTGTCTGAAGAAGTAAAATTATTTCAATTAGGAAGAAGAGCTATTTTGGCATTACGTCAAAACTTGATTTCTAAAATCCATGAACACGATAATACAAATCTTTACAAACAATTTAAAGATTTAATAGGTGATATTTATACAGCAGAAGTGCACCATGTTCGTCCAAAAGCTGTAATTTTGATGGACGATGAAGGAAATGAAATTGTTTTACCAAAAGAAAAACAAATTCCAAACGATTATTTCAAAAAAGGTGACAATGTAAGAGGTGTTATTGAAAATGTTGAATTGAAAGGAAATAAACCTCAAATTATCATGTCAAGAACTGCTCCAGATTTTCTTGAAAAATTATTTGAACAAGAAATTCCAGAGGTTTTTGATGGTTTAATTACAATTAAAAAAGTAGTTCGTATTCCTGGCGAAAAAGCAAAAGTGGCAGTAGATTCTTATGATGATAGAATTGATCCAGTTGGAGCTTGTGTAGGAATGAAAGGTTCACGTATTCATGGAATTGTTCGCGAATTAGGTAACGAAAATATTGATGTTATTAATTTCACAACAAATCCTCAATTATATATTACAAGAGCATTAAGTCCTGCAAAAGTTTCTTCAGTTAAAATTAACGAAGAAGCAAAAACAGCCGAAGTGTTCTTAAAAATTGAAGAAGTTTCTAAAGCAATTGGAAGAGGTGGAAATAATATTAAATTAGCAAGTTTATTAACAGGCTACGAAATTGATGTTATTCGTGAAGGAGCTACAGAAGAAGAAGATGATGTTGAATTAAGAGAATTTTCAGACGAAATCGAAGCATGGATTATCGAGGAGTTTGAAAAAATCGGTTTAGATACGGCTAGAAGTGTTCTTAAACAAGAAGTTGCTGATTTAGTAAGAAGAACAGATCTTGAAGAAGAAACGATAATGGATGTTATGAACATACTAAAAACAGAATTAGAAGGATAA
- the infB gene encoding translation initiation factor IF-2 — MSEERVIRINKILRELNISLDRAVDFLKEKGHEIESSPNAKISQEEYKVLCGQFSADKGNKVASLEVSEEKRKEKEALKRELEKEQEAKRLQEEERQRQEVIKAKAIVTAPKAVGKIELDPKKQNVTSEAPVSEQKEVAPEVAPEVKSTPEVKVSEEVKTPKEEVQAPKKVEIVKPVEPVVETTEEGEVKIETQYQKLSGATFTGQKIDLSQFDKPKKKKEDPKKDIKKPGTPQAPNAGGANAANNKNKRKRIIKPGTPGAPGANNQGGGPKKEFVKGGAAGGGFNKGKKPIIQKVEPSEEDVKNQIKETLERLQGKGNKSKSSKYRRDKRDSHRQRVDDELQAQEEGSKTLKVTEFVTVGEIASLMDVPITKVIGTCMSLGIMVTMNQRLDAETLSIVADEFGFEVEFITTDIEEAAEVIQDNPEDLVHRAPIVTVMGHVDHGKTSLLDYIRKANVIAGESGGITQHIGAYGVILEDGEKITFLDTPGHEAFTAMRARGAQVTDIAIIVVAADDDIMPQTKEAISHAQAAGVPMIFAINKVDKPNANPEKIKEQLAGMNLLVEDWGGKYQSHDISAKFGQGIPELLEKVLLEAEVLELTANPNKPALGTVVEAQLDKGRGYVSTILVQAGTLKIGDYVLAGKNHGKIRAMFDERGNQIKEAGPSTPVSVLGLDGAPTAGDKFNVYEDEREAKQIAAKRTQLQREQSVRTQKHITLAEIGRRIALGQFKELNIILKGDVDGSVEALADSFSKLSTEEIQINIIHKGVGAITESDVLLASASDAIIIGFNVRPQGNAKQLADKEEIDIRNYSIIYDAIDDLRDAMEGMLSPEMKEEITGTAEIREIFKVTKVGSIAGCMVTDGKIFRNSKIRLIREGVVIYTGELATLKRFKDDVKEVSKGYDCGMQIKNYNDIKEYDLIEAFQEVEVKKKLK; from the coding sequence ATGTCTGAAGAAAGAGTAATAAGAATAAACAAAATTTTAAGGGAGTTAAATATTTCTCTTGATAGAGCTGTGGATTTTCTTAAAGAAAAGGGTCATGAAATTGAGTCAAGTCCAAATGCTAAAATATCACAAGAGGAATACAAAGTCTTATGCGGTCAATTTTCTGCTGACAAAGGGAATAAGGTTGCCTCTCTTGAAGTAAGTGAAGAAAAAAGAAAAGAGAAGGAGGCTCTTAAACGTGAACTTGAAAAAGAACAAGAAGCTAAACGTTTGCAGGAAGAAGAACGTCAAAGACAAGAAGTTATTAAAGCTAAAGCTATTGTAACTGCACCAAAAGCAGTTGGAAAAATAGAATTAGACCCTAAAAAACAAAATGTTACATCTGAAGCTCCTGTTTCTGAACAAAAAGAAGTTGCCCCTGAAGTTGCCCCTGAGGTAAAATCTACTCCTGAGGTAAAAGTTTCTGAAGAAGTAAAAACACCAAAAGAGGAAGTTCAAGCACCTAAGAAAGTGGAAATTGTAAAACCAGTCGAACCTGTTGTGGAAACAACAGAAGAGGGTGAAGTTAAAATTGAAACACAATATCAAAAACTTTCTGGAGCTACTTTTACAGGTCAAAAAATTGATTTGTCTCAATTTGATAAACCAAAAAAGAAAAAAGAAGATCCTAAAAAAGATATCAAAAAGCCAGGAACTCCTCAAGCACCAAATGCTGGTGGAGCAAATGCAGCTAACAATAAAAACAAACGTAAAAGAATCATCAAACCTGGAACTCCTGGAGCTCCTGGAGCTAACAACCAAGGTGGTGGTCCTAAAAAAGAGTTTGTAAAAGGTGGCGCAGCTGGTGGTGGATTTAATAAAGGTAAAAAACCAATTATTCAAAAGGTAGAGCCTTCTGAAGAAGATGTTAAAAACCAAATTAAAGAAACCTTAGAAAGACTTCAAGGTAAAGGAAATAAATCAAAATCTTCGAAATATCGTAGAGATAAGAGAGATTCTCACCGTCAACGTGTTGATGATGAATTGCAAGCACAAGAAGAAGGAAGTAAAACATTAAAAGTAACCGAATTCGTTACTGTTGGTGAAATTGCATCTTTAATGGATGTGCCAATTACAAAAGTAATCGGAACTTGTATGTCGCTTGGAATCATGGTAACTATGAACCAACGTTTAGATGCTGAAACATTATCAATTGTAGCAGATGAATTTGGATTTGAAGTAGAATTTATTACAACAGATATCGAAGAAGCTGCAGAAGTTATTCAAGATAATCCTGAAGATTTAGTTCACAGAGCACCAATTGTTACGGTAATGGGTCACGTTGATCACGGTAAAACATCCTTATTAGATTATATTCGTAAAGCAAATGTTATTGCGGGTGAATCAGGAGGAATTACACAGCACATCGGAGCTTATGGAGTAATTTTAGAAGATGGTGAAAAAATCACTTTCTTAGATACACCAGGTCACGAGGCGTTTACCGCAATGCGTGCACGTGGAGCTCAAGTAACCGATATTGCTATTATTGTAGTAGCTGCCGATGATGATATCATGCCTCAAACAAAAGAAGCAATCAGTCACGCACAAGCAGCAGGTGTTCCAATGATTTTTGCTATTAATAAAGTGGATAAGCCAAATGCAAATCCAGAAAAAATTAAAGAGCAATTAGCAGGAATGAACCTTTTAGTTGAAGATTGGGGTGGAAAATATCAATCGCATGACATTTCAGCTAAATTTGGTCAAGGAATTCCAGAACTATTAGAAAAAGTACTATTGGAAGCAGAAGTTTTAGAACTTACTGCTAACCCAAATAAACCTGCACTTGGAACAGTTGTGGAAGCACAATTAGATAAAGGTAGAGGTTATGTGTCAACTATTTTAGTACAAGCAGGAACTCTTAAAATTGGAGATTATGTTTTAGCTGGAAAAAATCATGGTAAAATTAGAGCCATGTTTGATGAAAGAGGAAATCAAATCAAAGAAGCGGGTCCATCAACTCCAGTTTCAGTATTAGGTTTAGATGGTGCGCCAACAGCAGGTGATAAATTTAATGTGTATGAAGACGAAAGAGAAGCAAAACAAATTGCTGCAAAACGTACGCAATTACAACGTGAGCAATCTGTTCGTACCCAAAAACACATTACTCTTGCAGAAATTGGTCGTCGTATCGCATTAGGACAATTTAAAGAATTAAACATTATCCTTAAAGGAGATGTGGATGGTTCTGTTGAAGCATTGGCAGATTCATTCTCTAAATTATCTACCGAAGAAATACAAATTAACATTATACATAAAGGTGTTGGAGCAATTACTGAATCTGACGTATTGTTAGCTTCAGCTTCTGATGCAATTATTATTGGATTTAACGTTCGACCGCAAGGAAATGCAAAACAGTTAGCAGACAAAGAAGAAATCGATATCCGTAACTATTCAATTATTTACGATGCAATTGATGACTTAAGAGATGCAATGGAAGGAATGTTGTCTCCAGAAATGAAAGAAGAAATTACCGGAACAGCAGAAATTAGAGAAATTTTCAAAGTAACTAAAGTAGGTTCTATTGCAGGATGTATGGTTACTGATGGTAAAATTTTCAGAAATTCTAAAATTCGTTTAATCAGAGAAGGTGTTGTAATCTATACCGGAGAGTTAGCTACTTTAAAACGTTTCAAAGACGATGTTAAAGAAGTGTCTAAAGGATATGATTGTGGTATGCAGATTAAAAACTACAACGATATTAAAGAGTACGATTTAATCGAAGCTTTCCAAGAAGTGGAAGTAAAGAAAAAATTGAAATAA
- the rimP gene encoding ribosome assembly cofactor RimP, translating into MTFKNKVQELLDGALIERSHLFLIDLSINDANKISIVLDGDNGVSLQDCIDVSRSVEADLDREEQDFSLEVASAGLSSPLKFVRQYKKNLGRSLKVKTISSEEIEAKLTAVDDEKITLEWQAREPKKIGKGKETVEKKLDLPYESIKEAIVIVSF; encoded by the coding sequence ATGACGTTTAAGAATAAGGTTCAGGAGTTGTTAGATGGTGCTTTAATAGAGCGCTCACATCTTTTTTTAATTGATTTGTCTATCAATGATGCTAATAAAATAAGCATTGTTTTAGATGGTGATAATGGCGTAAGCTTGCAAGATTGTATCGATGTAAGCAGATCTGTTGAGGCTGATTTAGACAGAGAAGAACAAGATTTTTCTCTAGAAGTAGCTTCAGCTGGATTGTCAAGTCCATTGAAATTTGTAAGACAATATAAAAAGAATTTAGGTAGAAGTTTAAAAGTAAAAACAATTTCATCAGAAGAAATCGAAGCAAAATTAACCGCAGTAGATGATGAAAAAATTACTTTAGAATGGCAAGCTAGAGAACCAAAAAAAATAGGTAAGGGTAAAGAAACAGTTGAAAAAAAACTAGATTTACCTTACGAAAGTATTAAAGAAGCAATTGTTATAGTATCATTTTAA